A genomic region of Amphiura filiformis chromosome 6, Afil_fr2py, whole genome shotgun sequence contains the following coding sequences:
- the LOC140155608 gene encoding uncharacterized protein: protein MADSSDSGVSKSQKKNLQRKTKKHPNETGDISVDPIADIREQLAEAKANKDHALANQLRQQLWIAQDLAAGYKPQIDAEDEKGQALLQSVQGKTPSQLSSPASTTTTVSTVSVEVIGNPAEEKKLKSLKKKLAQIEALKKRIEQGEKLEQNQLKKIETEGELKEEIEHLEKLLSIPMKR from the exons ATGGCAG ACTCCAGTGACAGTGGTGTATCAAAATCGCAGAAAAAGAATCTCCAAAGAAAAACTAAGAAACATCCGAACGAAACTGGGGACATTTCAGTGGATCCCATTGCAGATATACGAGAACAATTAGCTGAAGCAAAAGCTAACAAG GATCATGCACTAGCTAATCAACTTCGACAACAATTATGGATAGCACAAGATTTGGCTGCAGGTTATAA acCTCAAATAGATGCAGAAGATGAAAAGGGTCAAGCACTCCTCCAATCAGTACAGGGGAAAACACCATCCCAACTGTCATCTCCCGCATCCACAACAACAACTGTGTCAACGGTATCAGTGGAGGTGATAGGAAACCCTGCTGAGGAGAAGAAATTGAAATCATTGAAGAAgaaattagctcaaattgaagCTCTTAAGAAAAGAATAGAGCAAGGAGAGAAGTTGGAACAGAATCAG CTCAAGAAAATTGAAACAGAAGGAGAACTGAAAGAAGAAATAGAACACTTAGAAAAACTACTTAGTATACCAATGAAGAGGTAA